The Natrinema pellirubrum DSM 15624 region TCGGAGTTGATTACCGAGGTACCGCCGTCGGCGATGATCGGTTTCTCCTCCCCGCCGGCCTCGAGATCCTCCCGGTAGGACTTCAGGTCGAGGATGACGTTCCGCGGATCGAGCGGCCGGTCGGAGGACTTGGCCGGACAGACCGAGGAACAGCGACCGCATTTGGTACAGGCGTCCTGGTCGAGGATCTCCTTCCAGGTGAAGTCGTCGATGGACTCGGCGTTGGTCGCGTCCAGATCCGAGGGGACGTTGGGCAGGCGCTTGCCTGCTTTCTCGTCGCGCGTGACGACGTTCGCAAAGGAAGAGATCATGTGGAACGGCTTGGCGTAGGGGATCCACGCGATGAAGAAGAAGGCGATCAGCGAGTGGGACCACCACGCGAGCCAGTGGAGGTTCTCGACGTTGAAGCCGGCCCCGTTCAGTCCGGCCTGTTCGGCACCCATCGTCGGCAGCCCGACGGCGTCGAAGCTAAGCGCCATCCCGTAGGCGACGAAGCTGACGATCTCGTGGTCGGGAATGCCGGCACTGTAGATGCGCAGTCCCTCGAGCAGGAAGCCGCCGATGCCCAGCGCGAACAGCGTCCAGATGAAGATATCGTCCTCGTTGGAGGTGTGTCGGCCCCAGAGACGGTGGTTGCGCACCCAGTAGCGCCGATACATCGCCATCCCGATGCCAACGACGAACAGCAGCCCAAGCGCGTCGACCATGAACTGGTAGGCGAGATAGAAGTCACCGTCCCAGAACGACATGTGAAGGATCTTCTGGGCGGCGTACTCCTCGGCCATCAGGATCAGCGTCGCGATAAACAGCGTCAGGAACCCCCAGAGGATAAAGGAGTGCATCAGGCCGCCGTAGAGGTCCCGATTGAACTGTTTCTCGTTCGAGAGCACGATCTTGGCCGAGCTCACGATGCGGTTCGGCAGGTCGTTCAGACGCGCGAAGGAGTCGTCGTCGCCCTGCGAGTAGCGGGCGAACCGCCGATAGACGCCGTAGGTGAAGACGGCGATGGCGGTGAACGCGAGGAAGTAAAACGTCGCGTACTCGACACTGGTGATGCCCCAGTACGTCTCCCTCGCCACGTCTGACTGTGCTAGTGCATGCATATCCAATGACGGGGAGGGCGGTAACTTAATTCTTGCCACACTCGGTCGAAGTCAACCCCGACGCCGTCTTGCGAAAATTTTCCTACTATTTCGAGTTTATAATAGTCGTCCATGTTCGTTTCGCCCGCCCAACCTATCTGGCAACAGGCTTAAATAGCCGCCCGTCGGGAGTGTCCACCCATGAACGACAAAACCGAGGAACTCCGGGACATCTTCACCGACGTCACCGACGGCGAGGAGACCGTCACCGAATCACAAGAGGACACCCGCGGCTCCTTAGAGCGGGACGAACGGACCGATCAGGAACGCCTCGAGAGCGTCGTCCAGCAGATGCGCGAGCGCTACGAGTTCGAGACGCCGCTCTCGGACGACGAACTACTCACCGTCGCCAGAGGCTTTTACGACGACCGGAGCGACGAGGCGGTCGCCGACGACCTCGGTGTCGACGCCGAGGTCGTCTTCGAGGCCCGCATGTCGCTGCATCTCGTCGGCGAGGACGACGCCGACGAGGTCGACCTCGCGGCGATCCGCGACCGCGACGCCGACGACGCGACGCTCGCCGACGACTACGGCGTCAGCGAGGCCGCGATCCGCCGCTACCGCCGCGTCGCCGAGGCCGAGGACCAGTCCCGGACCGCCAACGACCGCTACCGCGACGAGTTCGACAGCGTCCTCGCCGACGCCGACCTCTCCGAACGCATGACCTCCGACCTCCGCGAGGACGGCCTCGAGGACGCCACTGAGGGGATGGAGACGGACGTGGAGTTCTGATACGTCAGAAATTGGAAATTACGTGACCGATCCGTAACCGGCCTCTTCTCGAGACGTTTCGGAGAGAGCTACTGCGAAGACAGTCCCTTTTTCGAGCACTCGTGTGAGCATGTGGGCCCTCATTCCGTTACTAGAGCATAGCCAATCCAGAGGACAATCGGACCAATAATCGGTATCAGAATAGATGTTACCAACATTACCCCAGTCAAAAGAAATACTCTGTCCGTGTCGTCTTCTGTTGCACGGAAGTACATTCCTGCCGTCGGAATTCCGACCATCACTACGATCGCTGCACTAATTAGTATCAACTCTTCTGTCTGAATGAATAACAACGCGTCTATTCCTATTTTAATTATTCCACTTGATAATACCATTATAGTCCCTATTTGACTGCGTAGTTATTATACTTACTATATTCAATTCTCTATATTAAGGCGGGAAATAATATCGAGGTGTCTTACTCAGCAACCTTCTAAAATAACAAACAGTATATGGTGGGTGATTTATAGAATATGGCTCTAATGACCCTTGTCAATAGTTATTTTATTTATCTGCACGTATTCACCGCTGTCTCCATCTTCATTTCCGAAATCAGCAAAAGACATACTTACTCCCTGTACGTGAGCCTCAACTCTTAGTTTTACCCAGACATTATAAGTATCATTGACATCAAGTTCAAAATTATTTATTTTCCCTTTATATTGGCTCAAACCATTAGTAGAATTAGCTCCCGCCCTTGCGGCCGAAAAATTCAGCAGGGAGACACTTCTCGTGGTTCCAGAATCTACATCTTCAATGATTCCCTCGATCTCAGCTTCAGCAGATCCAGAACCTCCTGCGAAAACATATCCAGAAGCGGATATGTCGAAATAAATATCAACAAGGTCTTCTGGATCATCTCCATCTGAGTCATAGACTTCTATTTGACGACCGAGCCACACCTCTCCTTTGTAGCCGCCCCATCCTTGACCGACAACAGCAGTGCCAGTAATATATTCGTCAGCACCGGAGGGAGCACTCTCCCAATGCCAGTTAACCCCATTCCCAGTAACCCCGAGTGGTTTCCACGTTTTATCTGCTTTTTTCGCTCGATTGAAGTCATGGATATCCACTGCCTCTTCGCCGTCAGTATCTATACGCACAGGATGAGTCATTATTATTTATCTTCCTCTCTAATACTGATAGTATACTCATCTTCTTTTATCTCACTCTTCTTTCTACGATTTATTTCTCTCTTATCTCTTTCATCAATCTGTGGGAGTTTTTTCAAGTTAATCTTTATACGGGTGTTTCTCCTTCCAGAGTTTAACTTTAGGGTTACTCTAGGGACGGTCGGATAATTGCGCAAATCATTTATAAGATCTTTATCAGTGATACGCTTGTATAATATATTTTTGTTTTTTTGGACCCATCCCTCTTTCACTAGTTCATCCCGTAGATTTTCATCTGTTTCTTTAGGTATTTCATTCCCATTACCCTTGCCAGATGCAAGACTTGTTCCACCCACTAGGAGTGATACCATGCTAATATTCCGAAGTACCGATCTTCTATTACTTCTCATAACTCCATATAAGGATTTCACCAATAGTATATGTATTCAACTATTATAGACTGATCATATGGTTGCGTTCGGGAGCCGACCTCGGATACTATCGCTCTAGGTGATGTGTGTGTGTGTGTGTTTATTCCACGCGTACAGACGTTCGTTCGGGATTACGGGCAAGAAACTAACGTACACACGATGTTCGCTGACCCCTGCGACTCGCCGAGCGGTACATCACCTCGGCGCACACGCGCCGGTTCACGTTGTCCGGGCGGGACTTCTTATAGGAAACCGCGTCCAAACGGACTGTGACCTGCACGTACATCTCGTTCAGTGACCTCCGCACCGCCGCCTACTGCCCCCGGAAGTGCTACTATCAGCAGCGACTCCCGGCAGAGGAGCGCGAGCCGCCGCCCGAAGTCGACGCGATCCGGGCGCTCGAGCCCCGCTACGAATCGCTGCTCGAGGCTCCACCGGGGGACCTCGAGGACGAACCGATCGCCGTCCCGGCGGTTCGGTACCGGGATCGACTGGCGGCGACCCGTGACCGGCTCGCGGAGAGCGGGCAGTGGGACCGGCTTCGAGACCCGCTCGACCGCGACGTGTTCGCGACCGGCCGCCACTGTCGCGGGATCGTTCACAAGGTCCTTGCCGACCCGCTCGAGCCGGTGCTGGTGTCTTCGGGGGAGCCGCCCGAGAACGGCGTCTGGGAGTCCCAGTCGGTCCAGGCGGTCGCGGCCGCGAAGGCAATCGCATGGGAACATCAGACGTCGGTCGAACGGGCCTGGCTCGAGTATCCGGCCCACGGCGTGATCCGCTCGGTCGACATGACGACCCGCCGGAAAGCGACCTACAGGAGCGCGTTGCGGGCGATCCGTGAGCTTGACGGTCCGCCCCCGCGGACGACCAACCGCTCGAAATGCGAGTCCTGTGAGTTCGCTGCGGAGTGTGGTGTCACGACGCGGACGTTGCGATCGCTGCTGGGATTGTAGGCCGGTCGCTCGAGCTACCGTCCCAGCGCCGCTTTCAGGACCGCGGTCGCGACGGCGAAGACGAGCCCGAAGACGATGCCGATCGGCACCGCGCTCTCGAGCGACTGCCCGCCGATGACGACCTTGCTGCCAGCGTACACACCGCCGGGGACCGTAACGGTGAGAAGGAACCACAGCACTGGTCGCGTCCGGAACCACGAGTCGCTGCTGGGCTGACTGCTCATGGGCGACGTACGGAAACATGTCGGATCGTTATCGTATGTAGTTTTCGTTGTCAAAGGGGGCAGCAGCGACGTGTTCGGAGCGGGTGGTGGTTACGGCTGCCGCGAGTCAGTGTTGCTCGAGCCAGGCCTCGATCTCGTCGGCCATCGCACCGCGGCGGTGGATCGTCCCGCTCGAGACGTCGACGACGGTACTCTCGGTCCCGCCATCGGTCTCGCCGCTGTCGAGGACGACGGCCGCGTCCTCGCGGATTTCCGGATCGAGGTCGTCGACCTGGCATGCGCTCTCGCGGCCGCTGACGTTCGCGCTGGTCGACGTAATCGGCGTCCCGGCCCGCTCACAGAGTCGCAACGCGACCGCGTGGTCCGGGACTCGGACCCCGACGCGGTCCCGTCCCGCGGTCAGTTCGTCCGGTACGGTCTCGCGTCGCCGACAGAGGACCGTCACCGGGCCGGGGAGAAACGTGCCCATGAACTGCCGTTCCCGCTCGGTCGCGCGGACGTGCTGTAGTGCCGATGGGACCGACGGCACCGCCATGGAGACCGGCTTCGACCGGTCCCGGCCTTTCACCTCGAAGACCCGCTCGACGGCGGCGGGCGAGAGGGCGTCCGCGGCGAGGCCGTAGACCGTCTCCGTCGGGTAGACGACGAGTTTCCCCTCCTCGATCGCCTCGGCTGCGCGGTCGTACTCGCTCATTCGGGTCGAACTCGGCGGATCCCGGGCAAAAACCTGTCGCTCAGCGCCGGTCACTCGAGGCCGAGTTCGGCCTCGAGGGCGTCGTAGTCGGGGAAGTCGGGCCACTCGGTGGCGACCCACGCGCCTTCGATCGTGCGGTCATCCGCGAGCGCGAAGAAGGCGACGCGGGGTTCGCCGAGGCCGGTCATGCCGTCGAGGTCGTGTGCGATGCCGTACGAGTCGGCGACCTCGTTGCTCGGGTCGCTAAAGAACGTGAAGGGGTAGTCATTGTCCCCGAGGAATCGCTTGACGCCGTAGGGTGTCGAGGCCGTGAGGCCGACGACGCGGCCGGCGCGGTCGTCCCAGTTTCGCTCCGTCAGTTCGTCCCAGACGTACTTGGCGAGGAACGAGCCGGTCATCGGCGTGAACACGAGGATCGTCGGGCCGTCGGTCTCGGCGACGATCTCCGATAGCGTCCGGTCCTCCCAGAACTCGTTGGTGACCAGCGGTCGGGTGAAGTCGGGTGCGTCCGCGCCGGGTTCGGGGTGATCCGCCGGCCCCAACTCGACGACGTCGAACTCCGGCATCAGTCGTCACCTCCGGCCGTCGCCGCGGCTCCCTCGCCGTAGGTCGACTCGAGGTAGTCGACGATGTTGGCGCTTTCGGCCATCGTGACGCCGGTGTTCTCGTCGACGACGACGGGGACGGTCCGGACGCCGGCGACGCGTTTGACGACGTCTCGCTCGGAGTGCATCGGTTCGACGAACCGCGAGCGATAGCCCAGCTCGTACTCCTCGAGGAGTCGGGCGACTCGCTCGCAGAACGGACAGCCCTGGAGCCGGTAGAACGTGATCGGTCGGTCGTCGGTGTCGTTCATGGCCGTGTCTAGGGGAATCGGTCGGGTAAACGTGTCGTCGCCGGCGGTGATGACCGTCATTGTAAAATGGGAAACGGTTAACCGATCCGGCTATTAGGCTGTACATCAATGGCGTTGTCTCCGTCGCTCGCGGTCCCGTTGGCCACCTACGAGCTGCCGGTCGTGGGTGTCGAGCTCGATCAGTCGATAGTGACGATCCTCGGCGCGTTCGCGATCGCCGTCCTCATCGCGCTCTCCGGCTTTTTCTCCTCCTCCGAGATCGCGATGTTCAACCTCCCGAAACACCGTCTCGAGGGAATGATCGAGGACGACGTCTCGGGCGCGGGGCTGGTGAAAGCGCTGAAGGACGACCCCCACCGGCTGCTCGTGACGATCCTCGTCGGAAACAACATCGTCAACATCGCGATGTCCTCGATCGCGACGGCGATCCTGTCGCTGTACTTCGGCGGGCTGGTCGGGGTCTTGCTGGCGACGTTCGGAATCACCGCCCTGGTCTTGCTGTTCGGCGAGAGCGTCCCCAAGTCCTATGCCGTCGAGAACACCGAGTCGTGGGCGGTCCGGATCTCGAAACCGCTGAAGCTCACCGAGTACCTGCTCTTTCCCCTGATCGTCCTCTTCGACTACCTCACCCGGCAGATCAACCGCCTCATCGGCTCGACGGGCGCGATCGAGTCACCCTACGTCACCCGCGACGAGATCCAGGAGATGATCGAGTCCGGCGAGCGCGAGGGTGTCTTGGAAGAGGAGGAACACGAGATGCTCACGCGGATCTTCCGCTTTAATAACACCATCGTCAAGGAGGTGATGACCCCGCGACTCGACATGACGGCGGTGCCGAAAGATGCCCCGATCGACGAGGCCATCGAGACCTGTATCCAGAGCGGCCACGCCCGCATCCCGGTCTACGAGGGGAGTCTCGACAACGTTCAGGGCGTCGTCCACATCCGTGATCTCGTCCGGGACCTGAACTACGGCGAGGCGGCGGACGACGAACTCGAGCTAGCGGACCTCATCCAGCCGACGCTACACGTTCCCGAGTCGAAAAACGTCGACGAACTGTTGACCGAGATGCGGGAAAACCGGATGCACATGGCCATCGTCATCGACGAGTTCGGCACCACCGAGGGGCTGGTGACGATGGAGGATATGATCGAGGAGATCATCGGCGAGATCTTGGAGGGCGGCGAGGAACAGCCCATCGAGGAGATCGCCGACGACACCGTCCTCGTCCGCGGCGAGGTCAACATCGAGGACGTCAACGAATCGCTGGACATCGAACTTCCCGAGGGACAGGAGTTCGAGACCATCGCCGGCTTCATCTTCAACCGCGCCGGCCGGCTCGTCGAGGAGGGTGAGGAGATCACCTACGACGGCGTCCGTATCACCGTCGAGACCGTCGAGAACACCCGCATCCTGAAAGCCCGACTCACGAAACTCGAGCAGCCGGACGACGACGAGCCGGAACCCGACGACGCAGCACCGCTCGAGGCCGACAACGACCACGAGTAGCCCGCCGGGTCACTGCTTCCTGTCGATCGAGCGCGACCGCGGGCCGGATCAGTTCTCCGAACCGACGAGTGCGGCGACATCGCGTGCGACCGCCGGCGGGACGACGATTCGACGGGGTCCCTGCACGTACTGCCCGTCCGGCTGGGCGTACGTCAGCGAGAGGACGGCCGCGTCGCCGAGTCGACGGATCGAAACCGCTTCGATGACTGCGAGATCGATCACCTGTTCGGGTTCGTAGAGATAGATCGTTCGCTCCTCGGGATCGAGCCTGCCGACCGACTGGAGAAACGACGCGAGAACGAGCGCGACGAGCGCGAGCGGAACCGATACCGCCGCGACGAAGGTAAAGGGACTGGCACCGACGGCCAACAGTTCGTTTTGCGAGACGTACCGCCCGACTCCCATCAACAGGCCGATGACGCCCCCCATCACGACGGTCCCGACGGCCGCGTCGATCGCGCGGTCCAGTCGCTTCTCGCCGGGGACGTCGACCGGGAGTCGCTCGAGGTGGCGTTCGGTGTCGCTCGAGGCGGCGACCGCGAGGACGGTCACAGCGATGGCTGCGATGAGCGCGACGACGACGGTGTGGCCGGTCCCGCCGGCTGCCTCGCCGGCGAGCCTGTAGAGCCGCCAGCAGACGACCGTCAGGATCGCGGCGAAAAAGGTGCCGACGCCGAACGTCCACAGCAGTCGGACGGTACGTGAGGTACTGGCGTCGCGACGCCACTGGATCGTCTCGTCGGCGGCATCGGTGACGTCGACGGCGTCCTCGTCCATACGTCGGACTCACGACCCGTCGGGTAAAGACCGTTCGATGTCGGCCGGCTCACAGCAGGACCGCGGCGACGGCGGTGTAGCCGACAAAGGAGACGGTGATCGCGCCGGCCAGCGACCCGATCCACGCGAGGACGGTCACGCCCATCTTGCGGGCGCTGACGCCGCCGCCAGCGCCGGCTGCGGCGTAGCCGCTCCCGATGATCGCGCTGACGATGATCTCGTTGAACGAGACCGGAATGCCGTAGAAGACGGCGGTCTGGGCGATGATAAACGAGGGAATGAGCGCGGCGATCGACCGCCGCGGACCCAGCGAGGAGTAGTCCTGTGAGATCGCCTTGATCATCCGGGGCGCGCCGGTCCACGAGCCCAACAGGAGACCGAACCCGCCACCGACCAACATTGCGAGCAGCGGCAGATCGAGTTCGCCCGACAGCGGGATCAGCGGGCCGATCGCCAGCCCGACCTGACTGCCGCCGGCCGAAAAGGCCACCAGTCCGCCGAGGACGAGCAGGAAGTGCCGCTCGCCCCGTTCGGTGCCGTTGCGCAGGTCCAATCCGATCGCGACCGCCCACAACGCCGCGATCACGGCCGTCGCGAGGGCGGTCCCGGCGATCGCCGGCCCGGGAAGCGAGACGCTCGAGGCCTGTGCGATCGATTGCCCGCCCGCATCCGCCGGACCGAGGATCGCGAACTCGATGTTGGCGACGATCGCGCCGACCACGGCGGCCAGCACGACGATGAGATACTCCTCGGGGACCACCTCGGCGCGCAGCGCTCGAGCGACCGCGTAGGCGATCGAGCCGCCGACGAACGGCGTGAGAACCCACAGGGTGGCGATCTCGGTATATTTGGCCCACGCCGGATCGCCGCCCATCGCGAGGCCGACACCGATGACCGCGCCCGTGACGGTAAACGCCGTCGCGATCGGGTACCCCGTGAAGATCCCGATCGCCACCAGGGCGGCCGCGATCAGCAGCGCCAGCGTCGCGGCCAGCGAGGAGAGAGTTACGCCGCCGATCAGTTCCGTCCCCACCGCCTCGGAGACGTTGGCACCCTGTAGGACCGCGCCACTGAAGCCGAGCAGTCCGACGAGAAAGCCCGCTCGCATCACCGAGATCGCGTTCGCACCGACCGCCGGGGCAAAAGGCGTCGAGCCGCTCGAGCCGGCACCGATCGCCCACGCCATAAAGAGGCTCGCGATCGCGGCGACGCCGAAGGTCCCGAGCGTGGCGATATCGACCATCTACCCGCTTCATATTAGCGGCCCCTACAAGTGTGTGCCGACCTGCAGCTGCCAGTGGCGGACGGTCGGTAACGTAACGGCGATCGGGCCCGCTCGAGTTACTGCAGTGGGGACGCCGTGAGAACCCGCCCGGTCTCCACGTTCATCTGTCGCCGCGTCGGAACCTCGCCTACGTTACTCGACTGGTTCGCAATCGGTCGCGACGTGTTCGAGAAAGAACCCCCTGTGTCTGTACAGGATCCATAGTCCGGTCAGCCAGAGCGTCGCGGCGGCCACGATACCCAGTAGTAGGTCGACATCGTCTTCGACGGTCCCTGCGTTGAGAACGCCGAAAAATCCCAATGTAATGTGCAAACTCCAACCGAGGAATCCCCCGGCGAGACCGATCGGTCGGCCAGTGAGAATCGTCCAGCCGATACCGATTGTACACACACCGACGACGATTGCTGGCCCGTTCTCCAGAGGGCTCACAATGCCTTGACTACCGATCCTCATTCCGTTGATGAGGACTAGCCATCCCAGTATTCCGACGCTGAGCGGTGCCCCATCGGCGGTCGGCTCGAGGAGCCATTTCGCGGTCGCGCGTCCGTCGCGCTCCATACGATATTTCTGTCAGTCCAACATATAATAACCTTATTTCGAGCGGATCGCTCCGGGACCGAGCGAGGCGGCGATCCGACGGGGCGTCTCAGTTCGTCGTCGACCGCGAGTTGTCGTCGGGTTCCGGCGGCGGCTCCGCGCCCTCGATGGCCTCGGCCGCGTCGGTGTCTTTCTCGACCTCGACGTGCCAGCGGTCGATCTCGTCCTCGTACTCGGCGAGCCGTTCGGAGACCGCCTCCTTGAGGTCGTCGTCGTTGACGTTGACCTCGAAGACGAACTGTTCGCCGTTGCCGCCGTTGCGCGTCGACTGCTGGACGTTGGCGCTGACGAGTTCGTTGTCGAAGTAGTACGGCGCGAGCTGGGTCATCACGTTCTGATAGACCGTGTCTTCGACCCGACGCAGGGCCTTGCGGCTCGCTGAGTCGGCCGCGCGCGCGACGTAATCGATCGACTCCTTCCAGTTGTCGACCGCGGCCCCGGCGTCGTCGTCCTCGAGGCTCTCGTAGGACTCCGAGAGCTTCTCGCCGGCGGTCTTGATGTCCTCGTCGGGTTCCTTGCCGGCCTTTTCGCCTTTGCCTTCCTCGACGCTGGCTTGGTCGGCGGTCTTTTCACTGACGTCGGAATCGAGGGTTTCGTGGGCTTTGGGTCGCCACTCGTCCCATTCCTCGAAGGCGCGCGCGAAGCGCGCGCCCCACTCCTGGTCGGGATCGTGGACGTCGACGTCACGGAGTGCGCGCGTGATTCGCTCCCCGTGTTCGACGATATCGCCCCAGTCACCGCGGACTTTGAACCCCGAGATGCTCTCTTCCATTCGGCTGGCCGAGTGGTAGCGTGCGGACAGGTATAAACTTCTCTGCCGTCGTCCGCTTGCGTCGGCCGTCGATGCGGACCGACGTTACCGCTGGCCGCCGGTCTGCTGGCCGCCGATCGGCTGCTGTCCCATCGGTCGGCCGCCCGTGTCCATCCGGCCGCCGGACTGGTTGGTACCCCGTGTCCCCATCGACTGGTGACCGCCCATCTCCTGGCCGCCGCTGACCAGCTCGAGCAGCGTCATACAGGAATCAATCGTCCGATCGATCGCTGAGATCGTCTCAGCGACGTGGGGATGTTGCTGGTACTGCTGGAGTTCCGGCAGGCCCTCCCGGGCGATCCGGATGAACGTGTCCGCGATCTCGGGGCCGAACATCGAGTCGCGGGCGATCAGCTTCTCGTTGAACGCGGCCAGTTCCGCGATGTCGCGACAGATCGCCGCACACGTCGCCAGCTGTGGCCCCTCCGAGGCACACATCTTCGCACACCAGTCGGCGACGTGAGACAGTTCGGTGAAGTCCTCGAGCGCGATCCGCAGTTCGTTGGTGAGGTGATCCTCGAACGATCGCTGGCCCTGCGTCCCCTGGCTTCCCATCCGCTGGCCGCCGCCCATCGACTGCTGACCACCCGTTTGTTGGCCGCCGCTGGTCGGCTGCTGGCCGCTCATTCGTTGCCTGCCCATCGGTTGTTGCCCGCCCGTCCCTTGCATTCCGCCTCGGCTCGTCGGTTGCTGTCCCGTCGGTCCCTGTCGCGGCTGCTGGTGGTGCTGGTTGCTCATTGGAGTTCCTCGCCCGTGATCGGGCACCGGAGGATACGCCGATCGACCGATTAAACCGGAGCCACCGTTACGACCGTTTCGGCCGGGCGAAGGCGGGGTTCGGCGGGCGTCGCGACCGCCTGAATTCCGGACGGTGTGTGGCTCACGACTCGGTAAAATCCTGTTAGCGGTCACAATTCGAGCTTTCCCGCGGCGCGATCGTCTCGACACGGTGTCGCGTCGCACGGTCGTCGCCGCTGATCGACACTGTGAACTACCCGGCGGGTGGCCATACGGGTATGCCGATCGAAGACCGGGACAACGCCTATCTCATCACTCACGCACTGGCCAAGGACACGCTGAGTCGGCTCCGCGACGTCGAAACCGAGCAGGTCAGCTTCCGGAAGGGACTGGTCAAACTCGGTCGGATCTGCGGCTACGAGATCATTGACGGCCGCATGGAGACCGAGTACGTCGAGATCGAGACGCCCTTAGAGCAGACGATGGGCGAGCGCGTTCGCGGCCTCGACGACGTCGTGATCATCAACGTCTTGCGCGCGGCGACGCCGTTCGTCGAGGGCCTGCTGAAGGCCTTCCCGCGGGCGCGACAGGGCGTCATCAGCGCGAGCCGAGACGAGGAAGCCGGCCGCTCCGAGGACGGCTCGTTCCCCATCACGGTCGACTACGTGAAACTCCCCGAGATCACCGAGGATGACACGGTCATCATCGCCGACCCGATGCTCGCGACCGGGAGTACGATGTGTACCGTTCTCGATCACGTCATCGAGAACGCGGTGGAACCCGAGAACTTGATCGTCCTCTCGGCGGTGTCGGCACCGGAAGGGCTGCTCCGGGTCGGCGAGGAGTTCGACGAAGCTGACCTGTTGACGGTGTCGATCGACGACCGACTCGACGACAACGGCTTCATCGTCCCCGGACTGGGCGACGCCGGTGACCGCGCGTTCCGCACGACCTGAGCGGCCGATCCGACATCTCGTACGGGTGGCGACGGACTTTTGCTGATCGCCTCGAATCGACTTCCTATGCGTTACAGCGTCGTCGACCCGGGCGACCTCGAGCGAGTCGATGAGCGACCCTGCGACCTCCGCCGGCTGAGCGACGCGGCCGGGATGGAAAACGTCGCGATCAACCGGTTCGACGCAGAGCCGGGCGAGCAGTTGCCGCTGGCCTACCACTCCCACGAGACCCAAGAGGAGGTGTTCGTCGTCCTCTCGGGAACGCTCCACGTCGAGACACCTGACGAGGAGTTTACGGTCCCGCAGGGGTCGCTGTTCGCGGTCGAACCCGGCGCGCCCCAGCGAGCGTACAATCCCGACGATGCCGACGATTCGGTCTCGGTGATCGCGGTCGGCGCTCCCGCGGTCGACGGCGACGCCGTCCCGTACGAGCCTGAGGAGTGATCGTCGCGCGAGTCTCCAACGGTTTCAAGCGGTTCTCGAGAATCCTTCTTCCCCGACTCGAGGGCCCCGTGACCTCGGCCCGTCCCGTATCCTTACCCTCCGGTCCCGCAGGTGTCGATTCCAAGCACTGCGTTCACCGGACACCGCTGGATGACCGCGGTTGCGAGGATGTCGCTCCCGGCGATGAACGCCAGCGTCCCGAGCGTTCGGTTCCGGTTTCGGTATCCGAGGACGAGGAGTGTCGCCGCGAGGACGAGCCGGTCGAATCCGCCGACGTTTCGTCTATGTCCGAATATA contains the following coding sequences:
- a CDS encoding hemolysin family protein translates to MALSPSLAVPLATYELPVVGVELDQSIVTILGAFAIAVLIALSGFFSSSEIAMFNLPKHRLEGMIEDDVSGAGLVKALKDDPHRLLVTILVGNNIVNIAMSSIATAILSLYFGGLVGVLLATFGITALVLLFGESVPKSYAVENTESWAVRISKPLKLTEYLLFPLIVLFDYLTRQINRLIGSTGAIESPYVTRDEIQEMIESGEREGVLEEEEHEMLTRIFRFNNTIVKEVMTPRLDMTAVPKDAPIDEAIETCIQSGHARIPVYEGSLDNVQGVVHIRDLVRDLNYGEAADDELELADLIQPTLHVPESKNVDELLTEMRENRMHMAIVIDEFGTTEGLVTMEDMIEEIIGEILEGGEEQPIEEIADDTVLVRGEVNIEDVNESLDIELPEGQEFETIAGFIFNRAGRLVEEGEEITYDGVRITVETVENTRILKARLTKLEQPDDDEPEPDDAAPLEADNDHE
- a CDS encoding CRISPR-associated protein Cas4, producing MTCTYISFSDLRTAAYCPRKCYYQQRLPAEEREPPPEVDAIRALEPRYESLLEAPPGDLEDEPIAVPAVRYRDRLAATRDRLAESGQWDRLRDPLDRDVFATGRHCRGIVHKVLADPLEPVLVSSGEPPENGVWESQSVQAVAAAKAIAWEHQTSVERAWLEYPAHGVIRSVDMTTRRKATYRSALRAIRELDGPPPRTTNRSKCESCEFAAECGVTTRTLRSLLGL
- a CDS encoding glutathione S-transferase N-terminal domain-containing protein produces the protein MNDTDDRPITFYRLQGCPFCERVARLLEEYELGYRSRFVEPMHSERDVVKRVAGVRTVPVVVDENTGVTMAESANIVDYLESTYGEGAAATAGGDD
- a CDS encoding L-threonylcarbamoyladenylate synthase, which gives rise to MSEYDRAAEAIEEGKLVVYPTETVYGLAADALSPAAVERVFEVKGRDRSKPVSMAVPSVPSALQHVRATERERQFMGTFLPGPVTVLCRRRETVPDELTAGRDRVGVRVPDHAVALRLCERAGTPITSTSANVSGRESACQVDDLDPEIREDAAVVLDSGETDGGTESTVVDVSSGTIHRRGAMADEIEAWLEQH
- a CDS encoding redoxin domain-containing protein; protein product: MPEFDVVELGPADHPEPGADAPDFTRPLVTNEFWEDRTLSEIVAETDGPTILVFTPMTGSFLAKYVWDELTERNWDDRAGRVVGLTASTPYGVKRFLGDNDYPFTFFSDPSNEVADSYGIAHDLDGMTGLGEPRVAFFALADDRTIEGAWVATEWPDFPDYDALEAELGLE
- a CDS encoding (Fe-S)-binding protein translates to MHALAQSDVARETYWGITSVEYATFYFLAFTAIAVFTYGVYRRFARYSQGDDDSFARLNDLPNRIVSSAKIVLSNEKQFNRDLYGGLMHSFILWGFLTLFIATLILMAEEYAAQKILHMSFWDGDFYLAYQFMVDALGLLFVVGIGMAMYRRYWVRNHRLWGRHTSNEDDIFIWTLFALGIGGFLLEGLRIYSAGIPDHEIVSFVAYGMALSFDAVGLPTMGAEQAGLNGAGFNVENLHWLAWWSHSLIAFFFIAWIPYAKPFHMISSFANVVTRDEKAGKRLPNVPSDLDATNAESIDDFTWKEILDQDACTKCGRCSSVCPAKSSDRPLDPRNVILDLKSYREDLEAGGEEKPIIADGGTSVINSETMDSCMACMACMDACPVEIEHLKSFTRLNRQQTDQGDVSSSMQDVFQNVMQNGNTFGDSPRNRGDWTEDLEFDVTDAREEEVDYLWYVGDFPSYDERNKQVARSLATILKEADVSFGILFDDEKFDGNDIRRVGEELLYVELAGHHVETWEDCEFDKIVCTDPHSYNTFKNEYPELNFDEFSDDPMMPFEYDEQWNDDGEIDVYHWTQAVEELVEEGKLDLSGTELDYTVTYHDPCHLGRYNDEYEAPRELIKATGCTLDEMPRNRSNSFCCGGGGGGLWMDFEEEPKPSEERIREALEDTDAGSGIEKFVVACPMCMTMYEDGRKTGDFEDEIEIVDVAELIVEAIGKADEAQVEVAAD